A region of Oncorhynchus masou masou isolate Uvic2021 chromosome 29, UVic_Omas_1.1, whole genome shotgun sequence DNA encodes the following proteins:
- the LOC135520861 gene encoding fatty acid-binding protein, adipocyte-like, which produces MVEAFVGTWKMTSSENFDEYMKAIGVGFATRQMGNLAKPNLLFSIEDGVISMKSQSTFKTTEAKFKLNEEFDEMTADDRKTKTLMTFENGKLVQKQTWDGKTTTLERELQDGKLIAKCVMDDVVALRTYVREV; this is translated from the exons ATGGTCGAGGCATTCGTTGGAACTTGGAAAATGACTTCCAGCGAGAATTTTGATGAATATATGAAGGCAATAG GTGTGGGTTTTGCTACTCGGCAGATGGGGAATCTGGCGAAGCCCAATTTGCTGTTCAGCATCGAAGACGGTGTAATATCAATGAAATCCCAGAGCACTTTCAAAACCACAGAGGCCAAGTTTAAATTGAATGAAGAATTCGACGAGATGACTGCAGATGACAGGAAAACCAAG ACTCTGATGACCTTTGAGAACGGAAAACTGGTGCAAAAACAAACTTGGGACGGCAAGACTACCACGCTCGAGCGGGAGTTGCAAGATGGAAAATTGATTGCG AAATGTGTTATGGATGATGTGGTGGCGCTGAGGACCTATGTGAGAGAGGTGTGA